The sequence below is a genomic window from Haematobia irritans isolate KBUSLIRL chromosome 3, ASM5000362v1, whole genome shotgun sequence.
ACAAGGAACAGGTAACTAACAAAAACGGCAATACATACCATATTAattcattagaaaatattttgcaaaagtaCTCGGAAATCTTCGAGCCGAAAGTGGGTTGTATACCAGGTGTAACTTGTTCCCTTAAATTACAGGAAGGTTCTAAGCCATCGTTTATAAAAGAGAGACAAGTTCCGTTTGCATTACGAGAGAAGGTTGAAAAGGAACTCGATGACTTGGAGCGAGATGGTATTATAACCAAAGTAAACACGAGCGATTGGGGTTCACCACTGGTGATAATACCGAAACCGGATGGAAAAGTTCGACTATGTGTCGATTATAAAATACGTGTCAACCCACAGCTCGAGTCAGCGCATTACCCGATAAAAAccgttgatgaaattttcagctCCTTGAAGGGTTCAAAATACTTTTGTAAGCTTGATCTCTACAAGGCGTACCTTCACGTTCCTGTAGATGACGAAAGCAAAGTAATTCAAACAATATCGACTCATAGAGGTACGTATCAAATGAACCGCTTATCGTTTGGTATAAAAACAGCTCCTAGCGAATTTAATCGTATACTAGACCAAATACTCCAAAACTTGGATGGAaccatttcatattttgatgaCATAGTTGTGCATGGGCCAACAAAAGAAGTTTGCGAAGAAAGGCTCAACAAATGTTTGGAACGTCTTCAGCAATATCAGCTGCATTTAAATAAAGACAAATGTGAGTATTTTAAGGAACAGATCAATTACTTGGGATATGTAATAAGCCATAACAAAATAGCAAAATGTCCAGCTAAGGTCCAAGCAATCGAAAAATTACCACGTCCTGTGAATACTGAAGACGTCAGAAGATTCTTGGGGATGGTTACGTACTACGCAAGATTCATTCCCGACATGGCAACCCTTACAGCCCCTTTGCGTAAGCTACTTGAGAAAGGAAAATCATTTGTGTGggggaaaaattgtgaaaatgcttttattaaattaaagaagAGTATTGTAGCTGATCGTGTTCTAACTCCATATAACAGTGAGTTACCATTGTTTTTAACATGTGACGCAAGTCCAACTGGAGTAGCGGCAGTACTCTCGCATAGATTGAATGATTGTGATCGACCGGTGGCATTTGTCTCTAGAGCACTCACAAGAGCTGAACAGAATTACAGCCAACTCGATAGAGAAGCACTAGCTATCATGTTTGCAGTCGACAGATTATTTATGTTCTTATATGGAAGAGAGTTCACATTGGTGACAGATAATCGCCCCCTTTcgagaatatttcatcaaaatgcGAAAACACCGGCAATGACATCAGCCAGATTGCTCCGCTATGCTTCATTTTTACAAGGATTTAACTACAAGATTGAACATCGGAGCGCCGATAAGATAGCCCATGTCGATTGTTTATCCAGAGCACCATTGCAAACAAATGGAAAACATGTGCATTCTCTGGATAGGGAGGCGAAAGATTTTCAGGACCAATATATTAATACTATTTCAACATATGTGGTAACGCCAGGATTAATTGCACAAGAAACAGATCGTGATCctgaatacaaaaatataaaaaaatcgcttttaaGTGAAGACCATAACAATCCTGAGTACTCGTTACAAGATGGTATAATATTTAAGGGGGATCGTGTAATGATTCCACAAGTGCTGCGCACAGAAATGCTCAAAGAGCTACACCACACACACATTGGGGTCGTTCGAATGAAACAGCTGGCAAGGAAGTATtgcttttggcaaaatatcgatgcagacattgaaaaatttgtgagGGCTTGCCCGAATTGCGCTTCAATTAGAAGCTCACCACCAAAAGTGCAGACTCACCATTGGGATGATCCAACCGAAAATTTTCAAAGGGTCCATATTGATTACGCTGGGCCATTCCAAAACCATTACTTTTTTGTACTGATCGATGCAAAATCCAAATGGCCAGAAATTAAAGTACTAAAGGATGCTCCGACGTCAGACAAAACAATAGCATTGCTACAAAACATATTTGCGACGCATGGATTACCTGAAGTATTGGTATCTGATAACGCAACCATATTTCAGAGTGCAAGCTTCCAAAAATTCTGCAAGGAAAGAggcataattcaaaaattcattgcTCCGGGACACCCAGCAACTAATGGTCTAGCCGAGAGACACATCCAGACCctaaaaaggaaattaaaagcAATGGCAGACGAAAAACTTCCACTTCACACCAAAGTACAAGAAATCCTCTTGAGGTATAGAGCAACACCACAAGCCAATGGAGAAACTCCAGCCAAAATGTACCTTGGTCGGGAGATACGGATATCGCTAGACGCAATTCGTCCAATAAAACATGAAAAATCAAAAACGGATGCCCCTAGAGTAAGGCAGCTACTTGTGGGGGAGAGAGTTCAAGTACGTTGGTTTAGTGATGGTAAACAGACATGgcgttttggcacaattttaaaaaagtttggtAAATTACACTATCTAGTAAAGCTcgataataattatattttgaaaCGACATATTAATCAGCTTTATAAAACTCTAGTTTATAGTCAGGATCTCCCTACTATAGCTGCAGAGAAGCCAATCACCAAAACACCACAAATAGAAGAAATAGTTATCCAAAGAAAGCCGGTGCCGCCAACATCTCAACCTTTACCAGCAAGGACACAAACGACAACTCCCGATGCTCTTAGACGATCGGCTAGATCCAGAAGAATGCCTGCTCGATTTGGAGATCACGTAATTTACTAGTGAGGGAGACTGTAGTATCTCTGAGTTTACCTATGAGTGTGGCAACGCGAATTGTATCTTTACATATAGTATGCAACATTCTCATTTCTATGTTTTAATGTCAATATATATTCTAACATCATCTTTATAAAAGCGCGCTAAAGCATATAGCATCAAGTTAGTTGCCATCGACCTTTGATCCTTCAAAAACCGTTTTATATTggagatagtaataaaatatatatatatcacaaACTACCACATAACTTGTCCTTTTTAATTACCACTCGGGACACAACAGCTaggttgcacaaatcacccaaaaattcactaaggcggaaatcaaaataagtggaatcaatagacttattataatttattattttttaattaaaaatgacgcagttttaatataactcatgtattaaatataaaacatttcaaattttttatgcgagtactttttttaaccggaaatacacccatcttggacataattcaactttcaccaagatttttgcaagtgaattcatttcacgaaaattcgggtgaaagtggattgtaggacacgaaaatcgtggaattgattcacattcacctggaagtggatttgggaacatgggcatgtatttcttttttaattgggtGGGGGCCCTTCAAATAAACGTTCAACCATCTTGATAGTTACTTTTATAACTATGAttatattcatatttaaatttattgttaaaattatgATTATAATTCCTTGCCTAGGCTTTAAGACAAGTTGTACTTTAATTATTGGCCTTGTAGGCTTaggatgaataaataaaaaataaaataaaaaaagtaataatgaGATTTATGTgggaatttattttattggttATTTATGACGTATGTCAGGAAGCTAAGATATTGCTTTTGATAGAAAAACATGATATCCATTGCCGTccattaacctaacctaacctagtactcTACACCCCGGAAAGTGGTAAAGTCCAAATAATATCTTTAGGCTAATGAtaaaatgaaaatcaaattggaaaaaatgagATGATATTATTGATCCTAAGGCTGTCTTGGTCATATAAACAAGTAGAGCAAGACATAAAACCGTGTAAACCATGGAGGCAAACAGAAACCTATGGCCTCATACAAATCtggttaaaaaaaagtaataaaatattcgCAGTTAGTTCTATTTTCAATTTGgcgtttgtttaatttttacttcttctacttttttgtaaaatttcgatAGTTATTAAACAATTCCATATGATGTCCTAAAATTATTATACCGCCCTCCAACAGAAGCATCTCGGAAAATGTTCTTATCACTTGTGCTTTAAACATGTGTTGGCGAGAAAGGGCAAGGTTAGGAAGGCTCGTCTGATTTCATCGTACAAAAAGTCTGGCTCAATGTACTGGCCCACTTTGTGGTGTAGTAATAAGTCTTCTCGTGATTAGGAGTGACGTACGACGCCAGCAAAGTCTCGTGTTTATGTTTATCAATAAACGgactttttgcacatataggtcAATGATCACACAACAATAAGTTcctgcaacatttttttatttcatttcatttcattgtgaTGTATTTAACGTTCCCatacacattttaatttttttttattgccatGAAGGTATTAGTAgaaatatatatgtacatatatatttcTTGCATGGAAATCcacaaaagtaataaaaataaatagaattttggcatgcTAATATAAAAACTCGATTTTATacacactgtttttttttttttttttttttttgtatatgtatatacaaTGAAGTAAATCTTTTGTCGAAAAATTACTTAACTCCAAAGGTAACTTACGTTTTGTTTGTCTTGTATTTCTTGTGCTTCTTGCTGGGTTTTTTTGGACACCACAACTACCACCATATCAAACTACTTCCATTAACCCATTACCATAAAAACTGTTACTTCTCCTCGTCTTTCACATTTGCATTGTACTATTTTCCAGACTTCAAAGTGTTTTCAAGGAAAAATATCTAAAGTTACACGAGAAATTCCCAATTGGAATCTGAATTTTGGGATTCTGGACACTAAATATATTTGTTGTGAATAATGACGTATTTATATTCGACGAGTACCGCCCGATGTTGCCAGATGGATAAAAAAATCATGATATTACAATAGATGCCAGATAAGCATATTTATTTTCAAGGGGAAATCGAATTTTGGGAGAAACTAAACagaagttgaaatttctctagcaaaatcaaatttgagttatggcaacaacttttcagtttgagggtaaatagaattttcaacataaattcaacttcccaataaacacaggatgagcgtttttcaaatgcaacaacttttcattttgagggtaaatataatttttaacataaattcaactggacttgaaaaagctcatcttcaatacatcttcaaattgtttacgaattacttccaatttgccaaaatgttgacgaaatctttgaaaaggtgttgaagataatatgagaaaactttgacaaaacactaccctaaaatgcaacgaaaaaaccatgtggttttcaatacttatttgtgcaacgaagttcgtggtcaattgcaagaaatcaaaaaaatggaaaattttagacaaatatccaaatagtttataaaaataggtaattgaaaataaaaaatgaaataaaactttaaggaagtcactaaatgtatatctatgtctatcagaaaactaaaattatggattctacgttcttgaaaacattaaaaagctgaccgatgaaaaaatggtgaacaattaactggaactgcttcaaatagtttataataattggtacgtcaatatgaaaaattaaatcaacactttagtcactaaatttaaatctacttgcagaaaactaaaatctttggatactacattcttgcaaacattaagaagctgaccaatgacaagaaaaagtttccagaaacaatacaagtcaaccaattaaaattgttaaaaacaacaaattgttgaaatcaacaacttctggatgaaaatgtgcatcacatcgtcagtttaattcatatgctgttATCGgtttaaaattgatattttgtgaattccttctgctggaaatcaattctaacacgcggtccagaacgttcctaatttcaaatttcccgcatgttaaaacattttaatgctgttttatgacaccaacaggaaggaaatcgaattatcaatgcaaaagtggtgatatcattcatacaaatttaggttgaaaagtatttgcaacgatgttaattttgaacttgactcgcatcgaaaattgtttgacaaattgttgagtaccctgccagcatttcaaagttccatttcaacctcatcgttaccacagactcgtaaatgtcacttcaaccatcatgaaaaggtacatcaaaaagtacatgcaagtaatttgccatccctactgttaaaaaagccatttttttgtgaaacgccaagcgcaaccagcttgttatattttaattaaataaaaacgaaaataaagttctgaaaacatgattatacgcttaaaattgtgaaaggtatattggtgaacaatttggtgattttccaaatggaataaagtgattgtttttcaaatattttacagacacgctgcctccatcgaataaaaacactggctgatagacgctgcaacatgtaactcgctacttgtaactcaacatcatcattaatgccaaaaattatgttaaatgtaatgtgatagtggtataaatgttatatttttaagaatttgtaaatgtttaatcaaattaataaatatctaaacaaacgtgttttactcgaccacaatgattcttttacaactatctgaaaaagcactttttctgattgtttggagggtcccttattggcgtcgttctaaattgatctataaaggcacctaataattgcactcatgcgaaacatttttgtagtaacttggcgtggtacaacttctcaatagtgacggcgcttttccgacgagtttttgatgtcgtatatgattgttttcgacgtagtggggattctcaaaagagtcctcaaattcaaaaaatgttggcagggtagcgatgcatttcaatttgaggataacacttaagatattattgctaatgtgttgaatttcagtgttgagggtaatgtctgtttttgttgagaacgcgatcttctcaacaatttctcaacatgaatcttaccctaatcctttgaaaaaatgtttgaaaaattgttgaaatttagcatttttcaaacgtttgtgtttattgggtggtgttcgttcgaagcaggaattgaacccacgaccttatgtatgcaaggcgggcatgctaaccattacacaacGGTGGCACccaatgaggatgaaatggaactttgaaatgaccTAACGTCGTCGAAAAGTTCAATAGTGACATTATAAAATGATTGGAAGTATATGTGAATGACACATTATTAACAGCCAATTTCTCACATCCGAAACGAACGCCAAATGccaaaaacagctgtttttcCTTTATAAATTCAACTGTTTCGGACATCTCAGACGAACGAAAGCATTCatttcggatatgagaaattggctgtAAAATTGTAtctacaaatatttttcaatatgaaCAACCAATAAATTCTGTCAAACACTAATTTCGTGAACTAAAAACCTTTTGGTCTGTACGCCCTGTAAGAAGAAAACCAAGCACACAGCGTTGCACAAATCAAGCACGGTTGCTAAAACAACGCTGAGCGGTTAACACTTTTATCATTGTTTTACATTTAGCCGGGCGATAGTTAGTGTTGTCCAAAATGGTTTCCCTTCAAGATATGTCCACAATACATTCACCAGGATCTCCATCATCTATGTGCGACCGTATTGGTCGTTTATGTTCCTTACCTCAAAGGGAAGTACAAAGTTTCACACAGAGGGTAAGTAGGATCTTCATTTCTTCAGCTTGACTATTATCCGgaacaaaaaatgttcatcgTTTTGTATTTCTTCAGCTTGACTATTATCCAGAGATTAACATTAATTGTGATGCATTCAATAGTGCCTCCATTGCGGGCTCATCTTTGGGTTCAGCCAAATGTGCTGACGCTTGGCGTAATGTTCTTGTACCCGTAAATGAGGGCATGTTGAAACGCATTATACGTACATTCTTTGAGAGCGGATTTGAGGATGCCCTTAATGAGGCGCGTGATACACAGATCGTTGGAGGAAATACAATGATTACATCTGTTGCGGAATATACATTTCGCACAATTGAATTCCTAAAACGTGTAAAAACTAAGATATTTCCTCACATGAAAGAGCTCGATGCATCATCGGTAGCGCGCCATACGGAAACTAGgtataaataagttaataacCATTATGAAAGGTTTAGACTTAATTTTCCCATTCTTATTAGGGACTGGATGCGATCGTATATACGATGTATTGAATGGCATCCAAATTGTTTTAAGATTGCAGTTGCCGGCATGGATGATATTGTTCGGATTTACACGGACGAACCGGCTATAGTTCCAGTGCTGaaggtattttattttttgtttaactcATTTTTGATAATTGTTCCGTTAATCCCGTTTTTAAACAGAGCACTTCACAAAAATGGATAACTTGTTGTGCATGGCGTCCTTATACAGCTGCTGAATTGGCTGTGGGATGCCAAAAGGGAATATGTCTATGGACAATGGATAATAATATGCACATAACCCGATCCACTTCACAGGCTATTTTCTTAAAACAGTAAGAAATTCTGGATCAAATTCATTAACAATGAATTAAACCTCTTGTTTGTATCTTTCAGTCCAAATCATTGTCCAATTACCTCATTGCAATGGAATTCTGATGGTACTCTGTTGGCCTCAGCTTCAATTGGGGATACAGATGTTATTATATGGGATGTAGATAAAATGCAAA
It includes:
- the Aladin gene encoding aladin WD repeat nucleoporin, with product MVSLQDMSTIHSPGSPSSMCDRIGRLCSLPQREVQSFTQRLDYYPEININCDAFNSASIAGSSLGSAKCADAWRNVLVPVNEGMLKRIIRTFFESGFEDALNEARDTQIVGGNTMITSVAEYTFRTIEFLKRVKTKIFPHMKELDASSVARHTETRDWMRSYIRCIEWHPNCFKIAVAGMDDIVRIYTDEPAIVPVLKSTSQKWITCCAWRPYTAAELAVGCQKGICLWTMDNNMHITRSTSQAIFLKHPNHCPITSLQWNSDGTLLASASIGDTDVIIWDVDKMQNTALKRVGSPCSLLKWSPNSSCLFSSTVTNVFRVWSCDDKWKPERWTITHGTIQSACWSPCGGFLLFVTSEEPILYRLQFFEEQLFQNASTPKQALPIADLSKITVDERELGGQPQAVCWDPNGHYLAITFKDTSSIAIFSTCIQKFNLSISPSCFLTGHGNEYPSYICFQTKNRKNSDTVLTIGWSSGRIQYFPFGNM